One window of the Sphaerochaeta associata genome contains the following:
- the rplL gene encoding 50S ribosomal protein L7/L12 — MATKEEILESIASMSVMEVADLIKMMEEKFGVVAAAAAVAAGPVAEVAAAVEEPTEFNVILKACDPTKKIAAIKEVRAITGLGLKEAKDLVEAGDKVVKESVSKADAASLKEKLEAAGCTVEVKPVD, encoded by the coding sequence ATGGCTACTAAAGAAGAGATTTTGGAATCGATCGCAAGTATGTCCGTCATGGAAGTCGCTGACCTCATCAAGATGATGGAAGAGAAGTTTGGTGTTGTGGCTGCCGCCGCCGCCGTTGCCGCCGGCCCTGTCGCCGAGGTTGCTGCCGCTGTGGAAGAGCCCACTGAATTCAACGTAATCCTCAAGGCTTGTGATCCTACCAAGAAGATTGCAGCAATCAAGGAAGTCCGTGCTATCACCGGCCTCGGCCTCAAGGAAGCAAAGGACCTGGTTGAAGCTGGTGACAAGGTTGTCAAGGAAAGCGTCAGCAAGGCCGATGCAGCATCCCTCAAGGAGAAACTTGAAGCTGCTGGTTGTACTGTTGAAGTTAAGCCCGTTGACTAA
- the rplJ gene encoding 50S ribosomal protein L10, producing MDYKTRITPAKEEAVKALKDEFSQYTGYIFTDYRGMTVEQITKLRRILMKKDAAYRVVKNRFAKIALTELDNQADDQLVGPTAIALVRGDEANVVAKELFATIKDGSPIQVKGAMLDGKFFTPEEVEAFSKLPTKLELIASLMGTMKAPVQKLAATLLAYVERNGGSVSATEEN from the coding sequence ATGGATTACAAGACTCGTATTACCCCCGCCAAGGAAGAGGCCGTCAAGGCATTGAAGGATGAGTTCAGCCAGTATACCGGTTACATCTTCACCGATTACCGCGGAATGACTGTTGAACAGATCACCAAACTGAGAAGAATCCTCATGAAGAAGGACGCTGCATACCGTGTTGTCAAGAACCGGTTTGCAAAGATTGCCTTGACCGAGTTGGACAATCAGGCTGACGATCAGCTGGTTGGCCCGACGGCCATTGCACTTGTCCGCGGTGATGAGGCCAATGTGGTTGCCAAGGAGCTGTTTGCAACTATCAAGGATGGTTCTCCCATCCAGGTCAAGGGCGCAATGCTCGATGGTAAGTTTTTCACTCCTGAAGAGGTCGAGGCTTTCAGCAAGCTCCCGACCAAGCTGGAGTTGATCGCTTCCTTGATGGGGACCATGAAGGCACCGGTGCAGAAGCTGGCAGCAACCTTGCTTGCCTATGTCGAGAGAAATGGCGGTTCTGTTTCCGCCACCGAAGAGAACTGA
- the rplA gene encoding 50S ribosomal protein L1, with protein MKHGKNYRETIKKIDRTKLYTFEEAAALVKDVAFAKFDETVEISVKLTLKKSQSVRDTVVLPNQFSAQKRVLVFAKGEKAEEARQAGAAFVGDDDLIEKIRGGWMDFDVAVATPDMMKDVGRLGPILGRRGLMPNPKTQTVTFDLKGALAELTKGRVEFRSDKTNVIHLAVGKVSMDPDKVSENARSVVKEIIRKKPSDAKADFVVSIALSSTMGPGVRVNVKDLTASV; from the coding sequence ATGAAACACGGAAAGAATTATCGCGAGACTATCAAGAAAATTGACCGTACCAAGCTCTATACCTTCGAAGAAGCTGCAGCCCTGGTAAAGGACGTTGCATTTGCCAAGTTCGACGAGACCGTTGAGATTTCCGTCAAGCTTACCCTCAAGAAGAGCCAGAGTGTTCGTGATACGGTGGTCCTTCCCAACCAGTTCTCAGCCCAGAAGCGCGTACTTGTTTTCGCCAAGGGAGAGAAGGCTGAAGAAGCCCGCCAGGCCGGTGCCGCATTTGTCGGTGATGACGACCTGATCGAGAAGATTCGCGGCGGTTGGATGGATTTCGATGTGGCTGTCGCCACTCCTGATATGATGAAGGACGTAGGTCGTCTCGGTCCCATCCTTGGTCGCAGAGGCTTGATGCCGAACCCCAAGACCCAGACCGTTACCTTCGACCTGAAGGGAGCTCTTGCAGAGCTTACCAAGGGCCGTGTCGAGTTCCGCTCCGACAAGACCAACGTTATTCACCTTGCAGTTGGAAAGGTTTCCATGGATCCCGACAAAGTAAGTGAAAACGCCAGGTCCGTGGTCAAGGAAATCATCCGCAAGAAGCCTTCCGATGCCAAGGCTGACTTTGTAGTCAGCATCGCCCTTTCCTCCACAATGGGTCCTGGTGTCAGGGTCAATGTGAAGGACCTGACGGCTTCGGTATAA
- the rplK gene encoding 50S ribosomal protein L11 yields the protein MAKKKVTAVIKLQCPAQKATPAPPIGPALGPHGVSAPKFVQEFNDKTKNYEAGLILPVIITVYADKSFTFILKTPPAAVLIKKALGITSGSGSPNKVKVGRLSQAQLTEIAQTKLEDLNANDIEAAKKIVAGTARSMGVEVEQ from the coding sequence ATGGCAAAGAAAAAGGTAACTGCAGTCATCAAATTGCAGTGCCCTGCCCAGAAGGCTACGCCGGCACCCCCGATCGGGCCCGCGCTTGGACCTCATGGTGTCAGTGCCCCAAAGTTTGTCCAGGAGTTCAACGATAAGACGAAGAACTACGAAGCTGGACTCATTCTTCCCGTCATCATAACTGTGTATGCCGACAAGAGCTTCACGTTCATCCTGAAGACTCCGCCGGCCGCCGTGCTTATCAAGAAGGCTCTTGGTATCACCAGCGGAAGCGGCAGTCCCAACAAGGTGAAGGTTGGCAGGCTCTCCCAGGCACAGCTGACCGAGATTGCACAGACCAAGCTTGAAGATCTCAATGCAAATGACATTGAGGCTGCCAAGAAGATCGTTGCAGGAACTGCCCGCAGCATGGGCGTAGAGGTGGAGCAGTAA
- the nusG gene encoding transcription termination/antitermination protein NusG gives MAKGWYVVHTYSGYEQKIERIINKMRETDTDFALVCTDVKVPFETVVEVKDGVRRDVKRKILPGYILVELDLPDHSWKTWCSQIKRIQGVTGFVTPNDSVKPQPLNAAEVKSLFQKTGDLPAEKVFKPKQSFSIGEQVRIIEGPFDSFTGVIEEVNLEKARMRVSVGIFGRSTPVEVDFLQVEKIL, from the coding sequence ATGGCAAAGGGCTGGTACGTAGTACATACTTATTCGGGATACGAACAAAAGATTGAGCGAATCATCAACAAGATGCGCGAGACCGATACGGACTTCGCGCTCGTTTGCACTGATGTGAAGGTCCCTTTCGAGACCGTCGTTGAGGTGAAGGACGGGGTGAGACGCGATGTAAAGCGCAAGATTCTTCCTGGATATATCCTCGTTGAGCTCGACTTGCCCGATCATAGCTGGAAAACCTGGTGTTCCCAGATCAAGCGCATTCAAGGCGTAACCGGTTTTGTCACACCCAATGATAGTGTGAAGCCGCAACCACTGAATGCCGCTGAAGTGAAGAGTCTCTTCCAGAAAACCGGCGATCTTCCTGCTGAAAAGGTCTTTAAACCCAAGCAGTCGTTCTCCATCGGAGAGCAGGTTCGTATTATCGAGGGTCCCTTCGACTCCTTTACCGGAGTCATTGAAGAGGTCAATCTTGAAAAGGCCCGAATGCGGGTCAGTGTCGGAATTTTCGGACGCTCCACTCCGGTTGAGGTGGATTTCCTGCAAGTAGAAAAGATTCTGTAG
- the secE gene encoding preprotein translocase subunit SecE translates to MKKLLKYFKESHQELKKVVWPSREAVISSTKVVLVSTVIVAIFLGLVDFLLLKGVLFIL, encoded by the coding sequence ATGAAGAAGCTTTTAAAGTATTTCAAGGAGTCCCACCAGGAACTGAAGAAAGTTGTCTGGCCCTCCCGTGAAGCTGTCATTTCTTCGACTAAGGTCGTACTTGTTTCTACAGTCATCGTCGCAATATTCCTTGGGTTGGTGGACTTCCTCCTGCTCAAGGGTGTGCTGTTTATTCTGTAA
- the rpmG gene encoding 50S ribosomal protein L33 — translation MGEAKKKGPVEKIALQCTECKQKNYTTEKNRRNTQGKLELSKYCPFERKHTLHRETKIK, via the coding sequence ATGGGTGAAGCAAAGAAAAAAGGTCCCGTGGAGAAAATTGCTCTCCAGTGCACCGAATGCAAGCAGAAGAACTATACCACCGAAAAGAATCGGAGAAATACTCAAGGAAAGCTTGAGTTGAGCAAGTATTGTCCGTTTGAACGCAAGCACACCTTGCATCGCGAGACAAAGATTAAATAA
- a CDS encoding glycogen/starch/alpha-glucan phosphorylase: MKDQQKTRYGHTAKDIAQDFAEHLKYSQDADMYHTTQEGRYTALALTVRDRIIHQWNLSRKTQRQQSAKRVYYLSLEFLMGRAMTNNIINLGIEGPVREALASLGYTYEELSEVEPDAGLGNGGLGRLAACFLDSLATLEIPAYGYGIRYNYGIFRQQIKNGWQAEQPDNWLRDGNPWEVLRPDVVYPVQFGGEVQIIRERGKDQFKWIGSEIVQGIAYDTPIIGFGCKTVNTLRLWSAKSPEEFNFHEFNDGDYTEAVRSKISAENLSQVLYPNDTQYMGKELRLKQQYFFVACSLADIIRRFKRENKSWSMLPDFAAIQLNDTHPSLAVPELMRILLDEELLDWDGAWDITTRTLAYTNHTLMPEALEKWSLPMLQKILPRHMQIIYEINHRFLQQAVSYFPLQPQMLGKISVIEESNPKQVRMANLAIIGSHSTNGVAALHSQLLKKQMFPQFNLIFPDRFNNKTNGITQRRWLLASNPKLADLIKSAIGDAWITDFSRISDLAPFAEDKNFLLDFKAIKEENKVRCAAFLKAESGLIINPSSFFDVQVKRIHEYKRQLLNALNILIIYNDLKNGGEATKNMESTTFLFGGKAAPGYVNAKLIIKLINNIAKVINADPATRDRLAIHFMPNYRVSMAEIVIPATNLSQQISTAGTEASGTGNMKFMCNGALTIGTMDGANVEIAEEVGKENMFIFGHTEEQIAKLSHTYDPFSTVMADKEIKKAIDLLFSGYFNVNEPNIFEPLRRSLFEEGDRYYHFADLRMYSEAHRTARELYATDGMEWNRRATLNVASSGKFSSDRTIAEYANDIWNIKACPVAKDTGDDTALQDAKKRT, encoded by the coding sequence ATGAAGGATCAACAAAAGACCCGTTACGGCCATACTGCCAAGGACATCGCTCAGGATTTTGCCGAGCACCTCAAGTACAGCCAGGACGCCGATATGTACCATACCACCCAGGAGGGCCGTTATACCGCCCTTGCCCTTACTGTACGTGACAGAATCATACATCAATGGAACCTCAGCCGCAAAACACAGAGACAGCAGAGCGCCAAGCGCGTATACTATCTCTCACTCGAATTTCTCATGGGCCGTGCCATGACCAACAACATCATCAACCTGGGAATTGAGGGACCGGTGAGAGAAGCCCTCGCCTCCCTTGGCTATACCTACGAGGAGTTGAGCGAGGTGGAGCCTGATGCAGGTCTGGGTAACGGCGGCCTCGGCCGACTTGCCGCCTGTTTTCTCGATTCACTGGCAACCCTTGAGATACCCGCCTACGGGTACGGCATCCGCTACAACTACGGCATCTTCCGCCAGCAGATCAAAAACGGCTGGCAGGCGGAACAACCTGACAACTGGCTTCGAGACGGAAACCCTTGGGAAGTCCTGCGACCGGATGTAGTCTATCCGGTACAGTTCGGAGGAGAAGTACAAATCATCCGGGAGCGGGGCAAGGACCAGTTCAAGTGGATCGGCAGCGAAATCGTACAAGGTATCGCCTACGACACCCCCATCATCGGATTTGGTTGTAAAACAGTGAACACCTTGCGCTTGTGGTCGGCCAAAAGCCCCGAGGAGTTCAACTTCCATGAGTTCAACGACGGCGACTACACCGAAGCGGTACGCTCCAAGATTTCGGCGGAAAACCTCAGCCAGGTCCTCTACCCCAACGACACCCAGTATATGGGTAAGGAACTCAGGCTGAAACAGCAATACTTCTTCGTTGCCTGCTCATTGGCCGACATCATCCGGCGATTCAAACGCGAGAACAAAAGCTGGTCGATGCTTCCCGACTTTGCGGCGATCCAGCTCAACGACACCCACCCGTCCCTTGCAGTACCCGAGCTCATGCGCATTCTTCTCGATGAGGAGTTGCTTGATTGGGACGGTGCCTGGGATATCACAACCCGTACACTCGCATATACAAACCACACCCTCATGCCCGAAGCCTTGGAGAAGTGGTCGCTTCCCATGCTGCAGAAAATCCTGCCGCGCCACATGCAGATCATCTACGAAATCAACCATCGCTTCTTACAGCAGGCAGTCTCCTATTTCCCGTTGCAGCCGCAGATGCTCGGAAAAATCAGTGTCATTGAAGAGTCAAACCCGAAGCAGGTCAGGATGGCCAACCTTGCCATCATCGGCAGCCACAGCACCAACGGGGTGGCAGCTCTGCACTCACAACTGCTGAAGAAGCAGATGTTCCCCCAGTTCAACCTGATCTTCCCCGACCGGTTCAACAACAAGACCAACGGCATCACCCAACGAAGGTGGCTGCTCGCTTCCAATCCCAAGCTTGCCGATCTGATCAAGAGTGCGATCGGCGATGCATGGATCACCGATTTCAGCAGGATTTCCGACCTGGCTCCCTTTGCAGAGGACAAGAATTTCCTTCTGGACTTCAAGGCGATAAAAGAAGAGAACAAGGTTCGTTGTGCAGCTTTCCTGAAAGCAGAGAGCGGCTTGATCATCAACCCAAGCTCCTTCTTTGACGTACAGGTCAAACGAATCCACGAGTACAAGCGCCAGCTGCTCAATGCACTGAATATCCTGATTATCTACAACGATTTGAAAAACGGAGGAGAGGCTACCAAGAACATGGAGAGCACCACCTTCCTCTTCGGGGGAAAAGCTGCACCGGGATATGTGAATGCAAAGCTGATCATCAAGCTCATCAACAACATCGCCAAGGTGATCAATGCAGACCCCGCCACCCGCGACCGTCTGGCCATTCACTTCATGCCCAACTATCGGGTATCCATGGCGGAAATCGTCATCCCGGCCACCAACCTCAGCCAGCAGATTTCCACAGCGGGAACAGAGGCTTCGGGAACCGGTAACATGAAGTTCATGTGCAACGGTGCTTTGACCATCGGTACGATGGACGGTGCGAATGTGGAAATCGCTGAGGAAGTCGGCAAGGAGAACATGTTCATCTTTGGTCACACCGAAGAGCAGATTGCAAAACTCAGCCATACCTACGATCCCTTCTCCACCGTCATGGCGGATAAGGAGATCAAGAAGGCAATCGACTTGTTGTTCAGCGGTTACTTCAATGTGAATGAACCAAACATCTTTGAACCGCTTCGTAGAAGCCTCTTCGAGGAAGGCGACCGATACTACCACTTTGCCGACCTCAGGATGTACAGTGAAGCACACCGAACGGCAAGGGAACTCTACGCCACCGATGGCATGGAATGGAATCGTCGTGCGACGCTCAATGTGGCCTCAAGTGGAAAATTCTCCAGCGACCGAACCATTGCAGAGTATGCCAACGACATTTGGAACATCAAGGCATGCCCTGTCGCCAAGGATACAGGCGACGACACTGCGCTGCAGGATGCAAAAAAGCGTACATAA
- a CDS encoding helix-turn-helix domain-containing protein: MSKFWDRVKVLMSAPTVVDLANQLEVKRSTLSSWLHTDRRPPMSVLLKISEKTGVTIEQLEYGLDYKLLDEEEAAEDIPSCKKELKMWIDDLQARELFILRPLISYLRNQSLERKP, from the coding sequence ATGTCAAAATTCTGGGATAGAGTAAAAGTTTTGATGAGCGCCCCGACGGTTGTTGATTTAGCCAACCAGCTTGAGGTGAAGCGTAGCACACTCTCCAGTTGGCTGCATACAGACAGACGTCCGCCTATGAGCGTATTGCTCAAGATATCGGAGAAGACCGGTGTCACCATCGAGCAGCTTGAGTATGGGTTGGACTACAAACTGCTGGACGAGGAAGAAGCAGCAGAAGACATCCCCTCTTGCAAAAAAGAGCTCAAGATGTGGATCGACGACCTTCAGGCGAGGGAGCTATTCATTCTCAGACCCCTGATTTCCTATCTTAGAAACCAATCCCTTGAACGAAAGCCTTGA
- a CDS encoding DUF554 domain-containing protein translates to MIATYFNALMVIVGSLLGLLVKNKLKASYQEVVFTSSGLVTLVIGISMAMQTGSYLILLFSVVIGGFVGYALRIEDGVLALGTWMERRLSRGRGNAESARNFALGFLNASLLFCSGAMTVVGSIQAGTVGDYQLILVKSIMDGCMAIIFSAAYGPGVMASALFVLLYQGFFTLAGGAIAPVLGEAGITELAAVGGVLLMMIGFGLLDIRKSKTGNFLPAMIIAPLLALASPLIKAFVQGIGF, encoded by the coding sequence ATGATTGCTACCTATTTCAACGCCCTCATGGTAATCGTCGGGTCCTTGCTCGGACTCTTGGTGAAGAACAAGCTCAAGGCCTCTTATCAGGAGGTTGTATTTACCTCTTCGGGTTTGGTCACGTTGGTTATCGGTATCTCCATGGCGATGCAGACAGGATCCTACCTGATCCTGTTGTTCTCAGTGGTGATAGGCGGGTTTGTCGGCTATGCCTTGAGAATCGAGGATGGAGTCCTGGCCCTCGGCACATGGATGGAACGACGCCTGTCCAGGGGAAGGGGCAATGCAGAGAGCGCCCGTAATTTTGCCTTGGGTTTTCTCAACGCATCCCTTTTGTTCTGCAGCGGTGCAATGACCGTGGTTGGGTCGATCCAGGCGGGGACCGTGGGCGATTATCAGCTGATTCTTGTCAAGTCGATCATGGATGGGTGCATGGCGATAATATTCAGTGCAGCCTATGGTCCCGGAGTCATGGCCAGTGCCTTGTTCGTACTGTTGTACCAGGGCTTTTTCACCCTTGCCGGAGGTGCCATCGCCCCGGTTCTCGGTGAGGCTGGGATTACCGAACTGGCGGCTGTGGGCGGGGTGCTTCTCATGATGATCGGGTTCGGTTTGCTGGATATCCGCAAGAGCAAGACAGGAAATTTCCTTCCCGCGATGATTATTGCTCCGCTGTTGGCGTTGGCTTCGCCTTTGATCAAGGCTTTCGTTCAAGGGATTGGTTTCTAA
- a CDS encoding nucleotidyltransferase family protein, whose protein sequence is MQNILLAAGLGSRSEGKKLLLPYQGETLVHHAVKESLLAGLYTVLVTGYKADEVKEAVKDLYCDNLLVVHNSEYAQGQGSSTRCGAFYLREEESFFISLSDMPLIKARHYHHLVRCATHAAARPSYKGRLGHPVLLAPTFLSVIRDRNGPFTMRSLLSSYEVQAIEVDEEAYILDIDTLDEYHALLASGQPPQSPPL, encoded by the coding sequence ATGCAAAACATCTTGCTGGCCGCAGGGCTGGGCTCACGAAGCGAAGGAAAGAAACTGTTGCTCCCCTATCAGGGGGAGACGTTGGTCCATCATGCGGTCAAGGAATCCCTTCTTGCAGGCCTGTACACGGTGCTTGTGACCGGATACAAGGCTGACGAAGTGAAAGAAGCCGTCAAGGACCTGTACTGCGACAATCTGCTGGTTGTGCACAACAGCGAATATGCGCAGGGACAAGGCAGTTCCACCCGCTGTGGGGCATTTTATCTCAGAGAAGAGGAAAGCTTCTTCATCTCCCTTAGCGACATGCCACTTATCAAGGCAAGACACTATCACCACCTTGTTCGATGTGCAACACACGCTGCAGCCAGGCCCAGCTATAAAGGCAGGCTGGGCCATCCGGTGCTCCTTGCCCCGACATTTCTGTCGGTCATCAGAGACCGGAACGGCCCGTTCACCATGCGAAGCCTGCTATCTTCCTATGAAGTACAGGCAATCGAAGTGGACGAAGAAGCCTATATCCTCGATATAGATACGCTGGATGAGTACCACGCGCTGCTCGCTAGCGGGCAACCACCTCAGAGCCCTCCATTGTAA
- the clpB gene encoding ATP-dependent chaperone ClpB produces MNLDKMTIKLRQAIADADMLANEHGNAEITTEHLILALLDQKEGLLPPLLERLGVPHKLVKEKIEGLLNRLPKAYGSNVQRSLSAQLGGQLYAADKVALEFKDQYLSAEHVLLAVLDDGSQVGKALKSLGLTKDSVMQALQTIRGNQSIQSEDPESRYQALEKYCRDMTTLARQGKLDPVIGRDEEIRRLMQVLSRKTKNNPVLIGEPGVGKTAIVEGLALRISSGDVPESLKHKRLLSLDVGSLVAGAKYRGEFEERLKAVVKEVTSSEGAIILFIDELHTIVGAGASEGSTDASNLIKPALSRGELHTIGATTLDEYRKYIEPDKALERRFQPVYTKEPSVESTIAILRGLKERYEVHHGVRIKDEALVAAATLSNRYITNRFLPDKAIDLVDEAASQLKMEIESQPDELDQIERKILQLNIEDQALNRETDKASGERREKLHKELGDLKNKRDAMHLQWVNERSFIAKLRESKARLEQLNLEEQRAERDGDLAKAAQIKHGQIPELVREIEAMNQQLAGVQNEGKQMLREEVSEDDIARIVSNWTGVPVAKMKGSEMAKYLQLEKTLSEQVVGQKQAIEAVSNAIRRNKAGISDEHKPLGTFLFAGPTGVGKTLLAKVLAQLLFDDEKALTRIDMSEYMEKFSVSRLIGAPPGYVGYDQGGQLTEVVRRRPYSVILFDEIEKAHPDVFNVLLQLLDDGRLTDGQGRVVDFTNAVIIMTSNLGSQQLLNAPSHEEGVSMVNQIIHSSFKPEFINRLDEIIVFERLGEEQVRRIVGLQLKQLQTRLQKRGFSLRWDDEVVDALYREGYDPAFGARPIKRAIQRMVEDPLSVKLLGGGFAPGSSIHLTMEGSEVVAR; encoded by the coding sequence ATGAATTTAGATAAAATGACCATTAAACTGCGTCAGGCAATCGCTGATGCAGATATGCTTGCCAATGAGCACGGTAATGCAGAGATTACCACCGAGCATCTGATTCTAGCCCTTTTGGACCAGAAGGAGGGCTTGCTGCCTCCGCTTCTCGAGCGGCTGGGCGTACCGCACAAACTGGTGAAAGAGAAGATTGAAGGGTTGCTCAACCGACTTCCCAAAGCCTATGGATCGAACGTACAGCGTTCGCTTTCTGCGCAGTTGGGCGGTCAGTTGTACGCAGCCGACAAAGTGGCCTTGGAGTTCAAGGACCAATACTTGAGTGCCGAGCACGTGCTGCTTGCAGTTCTTGATGATGGCAGTCAGGTCGGCAAGGCCCTCAAGAGTCTTGGGTTGACCAAGGACTCGGTGATGCAGGCGCTCCAAACCATCCGGGGAAACCAGAGCATCCAAAGCGAGGACCCGGAGAGCCGATACCAGGCACTGGAGAAATACTGCAGGGATATGACGACCCTTGCCCGCCAAGGCAAGCTCGATCCGGTCATCGGGCGCGATGAGGAGATCCGTCGCCTGATGCAGGTGCTCTCCCGAAAGACCAAGAACAATCCGGTTCTCATCGGGGAACCCGGTGTTGGGAAAACCGCCATTGTCGAGGGGCTCGCCCTTCGTATTTCCTCAGGAGATGTGCCGGAGTCGTTGAAGCATAAACGTCTTTTGAGCCTTGATGTCGGCTCTCTGGTTGCAGGGGCGAAGTACAGGGGTGAGTTCGAGGAGCGCCTGAAGGCGGTTGTCAAGGAAGTGACTTCCAGCGAAGGGGCGATCATTCTGTTCATCGATGAACTGCATACCATCGTCGGAGCCGGGGCCAGTGAAGGTTCCACCGATGCATCAAACCTGATCAAGCCGGCGCTCAGCCGCGGGGAACTGCACACGATCGGGGCGACCACCTTGGATGAGTACCGCAAGTACATCGAGCCTGACAAGGCTTTGGAGCGGCGTTTCCAGCCGGTCTACACCAAGGAGCCGTCGGTTGAGTCCACGATTGCCATTCTGCGCGGGCTCAAGGAGCGCTATGAGGTGCACCATGGGGTTCGAATCAAGGATGAGGCCTTGGTGGCTGCAGCCACCTTGAGCAACCGGTACATTACCAACCGTTTCCTCCCTGACAAGGCCATCGACTTGGTGGATGAGGCGGCCAGCCAGCTGAAGATGGAGATCGAAAGTCAACCGGATGAACTGGACCAGATCGAGCGCAAGATCCTGCAATTGAACATAGAAGACCAGGCGCTCAACCGTGAGACGGACAAGGCAAGCGGTGAACGGCGGGAGAAGCTGCACAAGGAGCTGGGGGACTTGAAGAACAAGCGCGATGCCATGCATCTGCAGTGGGTAAACGAACGCTCGTTCATTGCGAAGCTGCGTGAGAGCAAGGCTCGCTTGGAGCAGTTGAATCTGGAGGAGCAGCGCGCAGAACGTGATGGGGACCTTGCCAAGGCAGCCCAGATCAAACACGGCCAGATTCCCGAATTGGTCCGAGAAATCGAAGCGATGAACCAGCAACTTGCCGGTGTACAGAACGAAGGCAAACAGATGCTGCGTGAAGAGGTCAGTGAAGACGATATCGCCCGCATCGTCAGCAACTGGACAGGAGTGCCTGTTGCTAAGATGAAAGGTAGTGAGATGGCTAAATATCTGCAGCTGGAAAAGACGCTCTCAGAGCAGGTGGTCGGCCAGAAGCAAGCCATTGAAGCAGTCAGCAACGCCATCAGACGCAATAAGGCGGGCATCTCCGATGAGCACAAGCCGCTGGGAACATTCCTGTTCGCCGGTCCTACGGGTGTTGGAAAGACCTTGCTTGCCAAGGTGCTTGCCCAACTGCTCTTTGATGATGAGAAGGCTTTGACCCGCATCGACATGAGCGAGTACATGGAGAAATTCTCCGTAAGCCGCCTCATCGGTGCTCCTCCGGGGTATGTAGGATACGACCAAGGCGGACAGCTGACCGAGGTGGTCAGGCGACGTCCGTATTCGGTCATTCTCTTCGACGAGATTGAGAAGGCGCATCCGGATGTATTCAACGTCCTGCTGCAGCTGCTCGACGACGGCCGATTGACCGATGGCCAAGGCCGGGTCGTCGACTTTACCAACGCAGTGATCATCATGACCAGCAATCTGGGCAGCCAGCAGCTCTTGAATGCCCCGAGTCACGAGGAAGGAGTGAGCATGGTGAATCAAATCATCCACAGTTCCTTCAAGCCTGAGTTCATCAATCGGTTGGATGAGATCATAGTCTTTGAACGGCTGGGAGAGGAGCAGGTCCGTAGAATTGTGGGATTGCAACTGAAGCAACTGCAGACTCGTCTGCAGAAGCGGGGTTTCTCGTTGCGTTGGGACGATGAGGTGGTGGATGCTCTGTACCGCGAAGGCTATGATCCCGCCTTCGGTGCAAGGCCCATCAAGCGTGCCATCCAGCGTATGGTTGAGGATCCCTTGTCGGTGAAACTGCTCGGCGGCGGTTTCGCCCCCGGCTCTTCAATCCATCTTACAATGGAGGGCTCTGAGGTGGTTGCCCGCTAG
- a CDS encoding TetR/AcrR family transcriptional regulator, with protein sequence MPKKIDHEQRKEKILQTALKVFAREGYRDSNLSLIATECGISRPTIYQYFKDKEEIYYYAVKLVTGRMFNKYASFAWSTDQNYIVRITNICLDIMQTASEHEGELTSLVDVMLQMKKEGRDFNEIILRRTAKLTILFKRLLRMGIKEGDIIGCDVNRVADHLLLLLESSCFQVAFLDTFDMQHSKHLVSTYLAFYSAKAFPSR encoded by the coding sequence ATGCCCAAGAAGATAGATCATGAGCAGAGGAAGGAGAAAATCCTGCAAACAGCACTGAAAGTGTTTGCGCGGGAGGGGTATCGTGACTCCAATCTCTCTTTGATCGCCACAGAATGCGGCATTTCCCGGCCGACCATCTATCAATACTTCAAGGACAAGGAAGAAATCTATTATTACGCGGTAAAACTGGTTACCGGCCGGATGTTCAACAAGTATGCTTCCTTTGCCTGGTCGACCGACCAGAACTATATTGTGCGCATCACCAACATCTGCCTGGATATCATGCAGACAGCCAGCGAGCATGAAGGCGAGCTTACCAGCTTGGTCGATGTGATGCTGCAAATGAAGAAGGAAGGCAGGGATTTCAACGAAATCATCCTGCGCCGAACGGCCAAGCTTACCATTTTGTTCAAGCGCCTTTTGCGGATGGGCATCAAGGAAGGGGACATCATCGGCTGTGATGTGAACCGGGTGGCGGACCATCTGCTCTTGCTGCTAGAGTCCTCCTGTTTCCAGGTTGCTTTCCTCGATACGTTTGATATGCAGCACTCCAAGCATCTGGTAAGTACCTATCTTGCCTTCTACAGCGCGAAGGCCTTTCCTAGTCGATAA